Genomic DNA from Cloeon dipterum chromosome 3, ieCloDipt1.1, whole genome shotgun sequence:
TCTAAAATGAAACGGCAAGGGGTGAATTCattccaataataaaaaaaaaatgctgagcAGGGAAACTTTGATAGATTTACCATAATTAaagctgaataattaattattagtaaagtagaatatcaattttgaagaaaaaagtttGGACTCGCGCTACCCAGTTTGGATTATAAAGGatatcttaaataaaataacaaatttaatttcataccattttaatttatcttaaatattttagtgtaTACTTAAGTCGTTAAGATATACCAAGATGATGTAAAATAAACTCTGTAGCACTAAATAAaaccacaaataaattaaaatgcttaaagTAGCAGCAGTGCCTTTTCTTCCTCGCCACTAAATGAGGCAATCAAATCTAAAATACTAGTGTAGAGTCCAGTTGCGAATCCAGTAATGCCAAACACGAATATGACTATATTCTTCACCAGCTTCCAATTGCCCCAACCCCAGTCTTGCCAAAAGACCACAGTTTCCACAATAGCTGGGAACATAAGGCCCACGGTCGAGAGACAGACGGCCCCAATCAGGCCCATCAAAGCCGACAGGTTGGGAATCGCAATGGCGATGGCCACTGGAAACAGATGATGTTCAATGAGTTAAATAGTAAGGagaatttattaaactaaTATTACTTGTCAGCAAAACGAGAAGCACTCTGTAAATGTATTCTCCCTTTAAACCACTGATTGCCGGCGCTTTTCGCTTGAGGAAGCCGTTCAAAGACGGCCAAGTGAATTCCATGGCGCAGTAGAATTGCAAAGGGTAGGTGAGACCCACGGCAACGGAAAGCATGATCTGTGCGATTTGGGCTGGGCTGCAAGAtgaggttaaaaatttatatcgaaTAAACACCTAATTGGGAAAAGTTACATTTCACCCTCTGGTAAATTCAGTGAAATGCTGCCCTCCACTTTTTCGCCGTATTTCAAATAGCCCATGAAACCGACCAGAGCATAAATGCACACGATCAGGGTCATAGCTGTGTTCAGCACTCTAAAGCAGCCGATGAAATTTCTTGGAGTTTTCATGTTATTTTCCAGGGGCATAACCTACAagtcaattaaaatgtattaactTCATTTAAAGGtcgtattaattaatttgatacgCACTACTGTGATTCCCTCGAGAGCGAAAACGGCTGTGCTGAAAAATACCGGTAGTTTGGTTATGGACATGAATGCCTCCCTCTCTTCCACGCTAGGCAAATCTTGGAAAACGTAATAGAAAACGATTCCAACCGAGGCTAAAAAGAGGACGTTGCTCAGCAGCGACAGGGGCGAGAGAATCCGCAGATTGCGAATCATGCATAACGCTATCATCACCGCAGTCAccatcaaaatgtaaaatataatgttgATTTCACTTCCAGTGAAAAAGTCGATGACCTGTTTGAAAAcagttgacatttttattttttgaatatatgACGAATGAAATCACAgctaaaaataacatttttttattttgaataaaaaaactgaaatataattacgaaaattacaaTGAGTATCCTAAAAACTATAGTTGTTTCagcatgtaaaataaattttgcaataaatagtggaatcaaataatttataattaaatcgatggaaatacaataataaacGTAACTCAATACTTATAtgcaatgataaattatcattGGCAAACAGGGATATAAAAACACAGCTTTTTGACAGCCAGTAAGAAGCGGTCACTCTCTGTATAATATGCCAATTTGCATCCCTAAcggaagaatatttatttaggtcGGTCAAAAATTCTCTTTTAGGCTTCAAATGcgcatattaattttcaactggaCAATATATTAAGTAAGACTCCAGTGCAATGAATGAGGGGCACTGCGAAATCTATTTAATACTTGCTGAATTAGCAGTTAAGGTTTTTCATTACTTTTGTATAATTAGAGTTGTCTCCCTAGACCGAAACAAATAATCATGTGCCACTTTCTTATCAGTGTTCATTTTACCCACAATTtcttagcatgcaaacttaaaacttatcaattttatctctctctcATTAGCATACCTGTTGGAGATTTGAAGATACGAAAACGATATAAACGCAGCATGCTCCTAGGGCAACAACCACAATGAGGATTTGAATCAGTactctataaaaataaataaagcgttTACATACTTCATCTTAAATATATGCGTGCAAAAATACCTGGCGAATGTGGCTCCTTTTCGGAATTCTGGGGGcccttttttaaaagtttcctCAGCGAGATCAGCAAAATCCAAAGATGGTATTCCATGCCTCCAGCAAAGCTCGTGGGCGCATTTTACCTTGAATCGGGATAATTTCAAAGagtgaatttataattatttcaaatttttaccatgATATGCACGCAATGCGTGCATACAAGACCAATGACTAGGGTGCCGATTATACCAAGTCCGAGACCCGCGTTGCTGAAAGCAAATGGCATAGCCAGGACGCCCGTTCCCAGACTGCCCTTGGCCAAGTGGATTAAGGTCTCAAGATCCCTGTAGACGgttagaattatttattctcagaGCAGgttattacatttttacaaattcttaCGTTGTGGGATGTTCAACCTCGCGCTTTAAAAAAGGATCATCTTTAGGATCTCTGATGGCTTTTGTTGATTTGACGACCTTGACAGTCAATTTTGCCCCCTTTAAataactgtaaatttaaaaatatgcggTGATTAACAGCTGCTAGATTAATGTACCAGTCAACGGTCATATACATTTGCTCAAATTAACTGGTCctgatttctaaaaaaaggCATTGgctatttttcctatttttatcgCAACACTTGatgttataaaatttcatccctCCTGTTTCTCGAGAAGTGtgggaaattttataatgaaatcTCTTGAAAATGAAGTGTCCCTCCCATTTGTGCTTTCAATGCGTCTGCAAGCTGGGGGAGCAACACGTGTGAAAGAAACCAGCAGCACCCCTGAAGTGGCGAGCCGCTCATATTTCACGCTGCATGCAGCTTCCTTCGAAAACAGCCCTTCGTTCCAAGGTCACACAAATTCCACGGGTTTAGACCAGCTAGACGAGTATGAAATCCGGGTAGAAAACGCCACTTAATTATTACCGTGACGAATTGTGTTCTTCCGCgtgagcaatttttctttgttaaatCTCAGCATGGCGCGTTTTAAGTGTGCTTCAGTGAAAACCGCGTGTCGCACTTTACAGCAGCCAATAGAGAAATTGTGCTGGTTATATCCCTAGCATTCGTGCACCCTGTGCAGAAGAAACACCTCCTACTGACACCTGCAAACCTGAGGCTACCATCTAAAATTAAGAAACTCTGGAAAATCTCTGCTCGTGGCATCTTCCTGAGATCAAGGTCACGCgagggagaaaaaaatgaacccGAGCGCGGCTTTTGTTGCTGCGTTTCTTTATAGGCCGTTatcatatttcaattaaaattatttgatcgCTACTATATGCCAACTTTTATTTGTTCCTCTTTTGTTAAAACAGTGACACGCcagattttcatgaaaaaagcAGACTTTGACTAATCATGGTTGATAATAAACTTCAGAGCAATTGAGCTAACTATGCTTATTCAACGGTTATCTTTTGAGAGTCAAATCTGAGAGGGGTCTTTTTGAGCTAGATTATTTTACGATAGGAATTGATTTTCCGTCATGTAGTGAGTtgtgatttttctttcaagtgGTTTGCACGCGGCATTTTTCAAGATTTGTTACTTTTGAGCACTAGGCACTAGGCAAGCAATACACAACAATCATTAAATAGGTTTtgttaagataaaaattaagccAATCATGGACAtgacatttataatttttgtttctgcaaTGGAGCGCCACAatcattaatttaactaatttaatgTAGAATGTCATATCcccaatataatatattggaTGCCCGATTACTCCCATTTAAGTATTTGCGTCTTTATATCAGTGCAGCAGAGGAAGAAAtcttttttacagttttctGAGAGTTATAT
This window encodes:
- the LOC135940374 gene encoding proton-coupled amino acid transporter-like protein pathetic encodes the protein MGYLKGAKLTVKVVKSTKAIRDPKDDPFLKREVEHPTTDLETLIHLAKGSLGTGVLAMPFAFSNAGLGLGIIGTLVIGLVCTHCVHIMVKCAHELCWRHGIPSLDFADLAEETFKKGPPEFRKGATFARVLIQILIVVVALGACCVYIVFVSSNLQQVIDFFTGSEINIIFYILMVTAVMIALCMIRNLRILSPLSLLSNVLFLASVGIVFYYVFQDLPSVEEREAFMSITKLPVFFSTAVFALEGITVVMPLENNMKTPRNFIGCFRVLNTAMTLIVCIYALVGFMGYLKYGEKVEGSISLNLPEGEIPAQIAQIMLSVAVGLTYPLQFYCAMEFTWPSLNGFLKRKAPAISGLKGEYIYRVLLVLLTMAIAIAIPNLSALMGLIGAVCLSTVGLMFPAIVETVVFWQDWGWGNWKLVKNIVIFVFGITGFATGLYTSILDLIASFSGEEEKALLLL